A window from Pseudooceanicola algae encodes these proteins:
- a CDS encoding Hint domain-containing protein → MSRYDINIRPVGIVAPARTGGLPGETPLGNRISPQAWQDLNRAVSHLDPAMTINVTDRLAAPASQTGSAMAPRAGRHDDGTRQTLTSDTKINGITYPAGTRIEDDYQIQVTDGDSVYRMVGLSIDETLVGFMWEGEAPAGDTYRIVAGSVTPPPSSGGASAPSVPGDPTGIAENRMASADPSFDRVDGPAYLRDHSGPDTAGKVKTPPGEIVENFTFSEIENIICFAAGTSIATYEGAVAVEDLRLGDRVLTRDNGFQKIRWVGHRPLKPQELAERPNLVPILVPRGAYGNDLPERDLTISPNHRLLIHGPQADLLFGETEVLVAAKHLVDGGRFRRAPSRAVTYVHFMFECHEVVLGNGIWSESFQPGDFSLKGLGLEQRREIFALFPELATQKGVADFTAARTSLRHYEAQVLRTSLARTKKI, encoded by the coding sequence ATGTCCAGATATGATATCAACATCAGGCCAGTCGGGATTGTTGCACCGGCCCGCACCGGTGGTCTGCCCGGCGAGACCCCTCTCGGTAACCGGATCAGCCCGCAGGCCTGGCAGGATCTGAACCGGGCCGTTTCGCATCTTGATCCGGCGATGACGATCAATGTGACCGACCGGTTGGCGGCCCCGGCATCGCAAACGGGCTCCGCAATGGCCCCTCGGGCGGGTCGACACGACGATGGCACGCGGCAAACGCTGACCAGCGACACCAAGATCAACGGTATCACCTATCCCGCAGGCACCCGGATCGAGGACGACTACCAGATCCAGGTCACCGACGGAGATTCCGTCTACCGCATGGTGGGGCTTTCGATCGACGAAACCCTCGTGGGCTTCATGTGGGAAGGCGAGGCCCCGGCCGGCGACACCTACAGGATCGTCGCGGGATCGGTGACACCGCCTCCCTCGTCCGGCGGCGCCAGCGCGCCATCTGTACCCGGCGATCCAACCGGCATCGCGGAAAACAGGATGGCATCCGCGGACCCTTCTTTCGACCGCGTCGACGGTCCGGCCTACCTGCGCGACCACAGCGGACCGGACACGGCCGGGAAGGTAAAGACACCTCCTGGCGAAATCGTCGAAAACTTTACCTTCAGCGAAATCGAAAACATCATCTGTTTCGCCGCCGGGACCAGTATCGCGACCTACGAGGGAGCGGTGGCGGTCGAGGATCTGCGCCTCGGGGACCGTGTCCTGACCCGCGACAACGGCTTTCAGAAGATCCGCTGGGTCGGCCACCGCCCGTTGAAACCGCAGGAGTTGGCGGAACGCCCGAACCTTGTGCCGATCCTGGTGCCGCGCGGCGCCTATGGCAATGACCTGCCCGAACGCGATCTGACGATTTCACCCAATCACCGGCTGCTGATCCATGGCCCTCAGGCGGATCTGCTGTTCGGTGAAACCGAGGTTCTCGTTGCCGCCAAGCACCTGGTCGATGGCGGCCGGTTCCGCCGCGCGCCCTCTCGGGCAGTGACCTATGTGCATTTCATGTTCGAGTGCCACGAAGTGGTTCTGGGGAATGGCATCTGGAGCGAAAGCTTTCAGCCCGGCGACTTTTCCCTGAAGGGACTCGGCCTCGAACAGCGACGCGAAATCTTTGCCCTGTTCCCCGAACTGGCGACGCAGAAAGGCGTGGCGGACTTCACCGCCGCCCGGACGTCTCTTCGTCACTACGAGGCGCAGGTGCTGCGGACCAGTCTGGCAAGGACCAAGAAGATCTGA
- a CDS encoding serine hydrolase domain-containing protein has product MRPFLLVVALIAAFPGAGRAQDVLPGPTPASDVSPMAPMGLETALAGLPRLVESTMVRSGVPGMAVAVVREGEVVFRQGFGRRDIRLPDPVTPETVFQIASVSKSISATVAAITISDGALHWDDPVSDYLPDLQLSDSYVGAHATVGDFFAHRTGLPFAAGDDLEDIGHDRDQILDRLGQLPLDPFRVTYHYANMGLTTGAEAVAAAAGRDWADLAQEKLFGPLGMTATSYRHADAMAAGNRAVLHAYEHGMFQPLYDRDADAQAPAGGVSSTVDDLAKWMILLLADGQWQGMPLIDPAVLHPAMRMQIVNSPGRGANDRSGAYGYGFNVETTAGGRPIRNHSGGFIKGAGTHFKLLTDAGIGIVVLSNGAPVGAVESIAAEFMDVVQFGRSTRDWLTGYESLMAPMFDPVGDLVGQAAPQDPAPAGPASRYLGSYDNAYFGPAEVVEGPEGLALLLGPRPLRLALQPWDGDRFAVAPLGENQPLGSLSSVTFTIEGDLATALHVQYLDANGLAHWRR; this is encoded by the coding sequence ATGCGTCCTTTCCTGCTTGTCGTCGCCCTGATCGCGGCTTTTCCGGGGGCGGGGCGCGCGCAGGATGTCCTGCCCGGCCCGACACCAGCGTCGGATGTGTCGCCCATGGCACCGATGGGCCTTGAAACGGCGCTGGCGGGGCTGCCGCGGCTTGTCGAAAGCACGATGGTGCGCAGCGGAGTGCCGGGCATGGCCGTGGCGGTGGTGCGCGAAGGCGAAGTGGTGTTTCGTCAGGGCTTCGGTCGGCGGGACATCCGGTTGCCCGATCCGGTGACACCGGAAACCGTTTTCCAGATCGCCTCGGTCTCCAAATCGATCAGCGCCACGGTGGCGGCGATCACGATATCCGACGGGGCGCTTCATTGGGACGACCCGGTCTCTGACTATCTGCCCGACCTGCAACTGTCCGACAGCTATGTCGGCGCCCATGCGACCGTGGGGGATTTCTTTGCCCATCGGACCGGGCTGCCCTTTGCCGCCGGCGATGACCTGGAAGACATAGGACACGACCGGGATCAGATCCTCGACCGGTTGGGGCAATTGCCACTCGATCCCTTCCGCGTCACCTATCACTATGCCAACATGGGCCTGACCACAGGAGCCGAGGCCGTGGCGGCGGCGGCCGGCCGGGATTGGGCCGACCTTGCGCAGGAAAAGCTGTTTGGCCCGCTCGGCATGACCGCGACCAGCTATCGCCATGCGGATGCCATGGCAGCCGGGAACCGCGCCGTGCTGCATGCCTACGAACATGGCATGTTCCAGCCGCTTTATGATCGGGACGCCGATGCCCAGGCCCCGGCGGGGGGCGTGTCATCGACCGTGGACGATCTGGCGAAATGGATGATCCTGCTGCTGGCGGATGGGCAATGGCAGGGCATGCCGCTGATCGACCCGGCGGTGCTGCACCCGGCAATGCGGATGCAGATCGTGAATTCTCCGGGCCGGGGGGCGAATGATCGCAGCGGTGCCTATGGCTATGGCTTCAACGTCGAAACCACGGCCGGAGGGCGGCCGATCCGCAATCATTCGGGCGGCTTCATCAAGGGGGCGGGTACCCATTTCAAGCTGCTGACCGATGCCGGGATCGGCATCGTCGTGCTGTCCAACGGCGCCCCTGTCGGCGCGGTCGAATCCATCGCGGCCGAGTTCATGGACGTCGTGCAATTCGGCCGTTCCACCCGCGACTGGCTGACCGGGTACGAGTCCCTGATGGCCCCGATGTTCGACCCCGTAGGCGACCTGGTGGGTCAGGCCGCCCCGCAGGATCCGGCGCCTGCCGGTCCGGCCAGCCGCTATCTCGGGAGTTATGACAACGCCTATTTCGGCCCCGCCGAGGTCGTCGAGGGGCCCGAGGGACTCGCGCTGCTGTTGGGACCGCGCCCCTTGCGCCTGGCCCTGCAACCCTGGGACGGAGACCGCTTTGCCGTGGCGCCCCTGGGGGAAAATCAGCCGCTCGGCTCGCTGTCCTCTGTCACCTTCACGATTGAAGGAGATCTGGCGACGGCTCTGCATGTGCAGTATCTCGACGCCAATGGGCTGGCGCACTGGCGGCGATAG